One genomic region from uncultured Cohaesibacter sp. encodes:
- a CDS encoding M20 aminoacylase family protein codes for MKQIEATTLAADKDFLSRITSIRQQIHSHPETAFEEVKTSDLVAEFLTNLGLQIHRGLAKTGVVGTLKGRLAGERTIGLRADMDALFITEETGKSYSSNVPGKMHACGHDGHTAMLLGAAEKLAQNPDFAGTVHFIFQPAEEGVGGGRVMIEEGLFDLFPCDAVYGMHNMPKTKAGEFFIRSGPMMSAGDTWELHLRGTGGHGAMPHKGTDPTMALGTFLTGLSTIAARNVESFDSAVISVGHISAGDAMSPNIIPADVFVRGTARTFKPETRDLVELRIGELAHSAAQMHNCAADYNFIRRYPSLVNHKAETIKAVAAATASVGADSVNPEAERVGASEDFAFMLEKCVGAYICLGNGEESAFVHTPKFDFNDEIIPFGVSYWLNLVQVELG; via the coding sequence ATGAAACAGATTGAAGCAACGACTCTTGCTGCCGACAAAGATTTCCTTTCTCGCATTACGTCCATTCGTCAACAGATTCACAGCCATCCTGAAACTGCTTTCGAGGAAGTCAAAACTTCCGATCTGGTCGCTGAATTTCTAACGAATCTCGGCCTTCAGATTCACCGCGGTCTTGCCAAAACTGGTGTTGTAGGCACCCTTAAGGGGCGTCTTGCTGGTGAGCGGACGATCGGCTTGCGCGCCGATATGGACGCGTTGTTTATCACTGAAGAAACCGGCAAAAGCTATAGTTCAAACGTTCCTGGCAAGATGCATGCGTGCGGACATGATGGTCACACGGCAATGCTTCTGGGAGCAGCCGAGAAGCTTGCGCAAAATCCGGATTTCGCAGGAACTGTGCATTTCATCTTCCAGCCCGCAGAAGAAGGCGTCGGCGGCGGTCGCGTGATGATCGAGGAAGGCCTGTTCGACCTGTTCCCATGTGATGCAGTCTACGGGATGCACAACATGCCCAAGACCAAAGCTGGTGAATTTTTCATCCGCTCTGGCCCGATGATGTCAGCCGGGGATACGTGGGAATTGCATTTGCGCGGCACGGGTGGACATGGTGCCATGCCACACAAAGGTACCGATCCGACCATGGCACTGGGAACCTTTTTGACTGGTCTCTCGACAATTGCGGCCCGAAATGTCGAAAGCTTTGATTCTGCCGTCATCAGTGTCGGACACATCAGTGCAGGCGATGCCATGAGTCCGAACATTATTCCCGCCGATGTATTTGTTCGCGGAACGGCGCGTACCTTCAAACCTGAAACCCGCGATCTGGTTGAGCTGCGCATTGGCGAATTGGCACATAGCGCAGCACAGATGCATAATTGCGCTGCGGACTATAATTTCATCCGTCGTTATCCCTCTCTGGTCAATCACAAGGCGGAAACGATCAAGGCGGTTGCAGCTGCCACGGCCTCTGTGGGAGCTGACAGCGTAAACCCCGAGGCCGAGCGGGTAGGAGCGAGCGAAGATTTCGCCTTCATGCTTGAGAAATGCGTAGGCGCTTATATTTGCTTGGGCAACGGCGAAGAATCCGCCTTTGTTCATACACCCAAATTCGATTTCAATGATGAAATCATTCCGTTTGGTGTTTCCTATTGGCTGAACCTCGTGCAAGTGGAGTTGGGCTGA
- a CDS encoding TRAP transporter small permease produces the protein MLVSLSKRLNGISLRINRITMAFACLFLVLMVAMICLQVIARYGFASPPAWTEEMARYAMVWVGLLGASASFHENFDPSLAKIPSTFPRWLRLVTALVRAIAVLVFLTPILWYCFFGPGANFTRGFLSRNTTMVAETIPMPLIFVAISVPIFIVVTLFHGLARTFSTLAELPIQTDLNDKSTPHETD, from the coding sequence ATGCTCGTGTCACTCTCTAAAAGATTGAATGGCATCAGTCTGCGTATAAACCGCATAACGATGGCCTTTGCTTGCCTGTTCCTTGTCCTCATGGTTGCAATGATCTGCTTGCAGGTCATTGCACGCTATGGCTTTGCCTCTCCGCCGGCATGGACGGAAGAAATGGCACGCTATGCAATGGTGTGGGTCGGACTGCTTGGCGCCAGTGCTTCGTTCCATGAAAATTTTGACCCGTCTTTGGCCAAAATTCCCTCAACATTTCCCCGCTGGCTTCGTCTTGTAACCGCACTTGTCCGTGCAATAGCGGTTCTTGTCTTTCTGACGCCTATCCTCTGGTACTGCTTTTTCGGACCCGGAGCCAATTTCACGCGCGGCTTTCTTTCGCGTAACACAACGATGGTGGCAGAAACTATTCCGATGCCTTTGATTTTCGTGGCTATCAGTGTGCCCATCTTCATCGTGGTCACTCTGTTTCACGGCTTGGCGCGCACCTTCTCCACGCTCGCAGAGCTTCCAATACAAACTGATCTGAATGACAAAAGCACTCCCCATGAAACAGATTGA
- a CDS encoding TetR/AcrR family transcriptional regulator — MDKRKIKSQARLQQALKTLLASRDLRKITIEDLCNEAGVTRPTFYSNYRDLPDMLDQHLAQLLESLETIHDVVSKEYERPDEPQRIVHLLTTTLDMLDRDDPRLQVLFSDSPVIFPDQRFSELVLKLIENNGSSTVKKMSAAERLIIAHYFTGAILGVIRLWMQKPADVSSAQIAKTFSDMTPTGQ; from the coding sequence ATGGACAAAAGAAAAATCAAATCGCAGGCACGCCTACAACAGGCCCTAAAAACTCTGCTCGCGAGTAGAGATCTTAGGAAAATTACAATTGAAGATTTATGCAATGAAGCTGGTGTGACGCGTCCCACATTCTATTCAAACTATCGGGACCTGCCCGATATGCTCGACCAGCATCTCGCTCAACTCCTGGAATCTCTGGAAACCATTCACGACGTTGTTTCAAAAGAGTATGAGCGACCAGACGAGCCTCAGCGGATTGTCCATCTATTAACAACAACGCTCGATATGCTTGATCGAGATGATCCGCGCTTGCAGGTGCTTTTCAGTGACTCGCCTGTCATCTTTCCCGATCAACGTTTTTCCGAGCTTGTTTTGAAACTCATCGAAAACAACGGATCCAGCACAGTGAAGAAAATGTCTGCAGCGGAACGGCTGATCATCGCTCACTATTTCACTGGTGCAATTTTAGGCGTCATCCGCCTTTGGATGCAAAAGCCAGCCGACGTCAGCTCAGCACAGATCGCCAAGACCTTCTCAGATATGACACCCACTGGACAATAA
- a CDS encoding alpha/beta fold hydrolase: protein MDVQTRLNCVDMGEGEGAPVVFLHGFGGDVSSWLNFQVGLSGSWRTLAFDLPGHGGSLDYPKTCNAVVAAKAVLDDLDAMGIGKVHLVGHSMGGAAAAVIALRRPELVASLSLLAPGGFGSEINQALLRRYAAQTDEEGLQMVLEQFFGSEFRLPRAMAGYAAQLRQDPRVCESLKRTAEAILDGKRQKTLPLDELGGLSIPIKVIWGRQDRVIPVGQCVGLPPMMAVHIFEKAGHMVHLEASREVLSLIRQSIRSAR, encoded by the coding sequence ATGGACGTGCAAACCAGATTGAATTGCGTGGATATGGGCGAAGGTGAAGGCGCGCCGGTCGTGTTCCTGCATGGTTTTGGTGGCGATGTGAGCAGTTGGTTGAATTTTCAGGTGGGGCTTTCCGGTTCCTGGCGGACACTTGCATTCGATCTGCCGGGGCACGGCGGCTCGCTGGACTATCCCAAGACATGCAATGCTGTGGTTGCCGCCAAGGCGGTTCTGGATGATCTGGACGCAATGGGTATTGGCAAGGTGCATCTGGTGGGGCATTCCATGGGCGGGGCGGCCGCGGCAGTCATCGCCTTGAGGCGACCTGAGCTTGTCGCGTCTCTCAGCCTCCTGGCGCCAGGGGGCTTTGGCTCTGAAATCAACCAAGCCCTGTTGCGCCGCTATGCAGCGCAGACCGATGAGGAAGGCTTGCAGATGGTGCTGGAGCAGTTTTTCGGCTCCGAGTTCCGATTGCCCCGTGCCATGGCTGGCTATGCGGCGCAGCTGCGTCAGGATCCGCGTGTGTGCGAAAGTCTGAAGCGGACTGCTGAAGCCATCCTCGATGGCAAGAGGCAGAAGACACTGCCTCTGGATGAGCTGGGGGGCTTGTCTATTCCGATCAAGGTTATCTGGGGGCGTCAGGATCGCGTCATACCTGTCGGACAATGCGTTGGCCTGCCTCCCATGATGGCCGTGCATATTTTCGAGAAAGCAGGCCATATGGTGCATCTGGAAGCCAGCCGCGAGGTGTTGTCTCTCATTCGACAATCCATTCGCTCCGCTCGTTAA
- a CDS encoding efflux RND transporter periplasmic adaptor subunit, which produces MLGSSISKSQVEDAKTAYELAQINVEDAERQLGDATLTAPFDAMVARREVANFSTITAGTAVVRLQDVSEWRVDIEIPEILAQRTSNGTIKFEASFAGSDKRYPLELREFETEATSITQTYNMTLRLAALPTDHRILPGSSVVVIISVTSNGSKQLAIPKTALIYDSRGMPQVMVFHSSQEDQDTGTVTKVPVEIQANDNAVTYLVKGPEEGAEIVSSGASQLEDGQSVRRFVGVGE; this is translated from the coding sequence TTGCTGGGAAGCAGTATTTCAAAGTCTCAAGTGGAGGATGCAAAAACCGCGTATGAATTGGCCCAGATTAATGTGGAAGATGCAGAACGTCAGCTTGGTGATGCGACACTGACAGCTCCTTTCGACGCCATGGTTGCACGCCGGGAAGTCGCCAATTTCTCCACGATCACTGCCGGCACGGCCGTCGTTAGATTACAAGACGTATCAGAATGGCGCGTTGATATCGAGATACCCGAAATTCTGGCGCAGCGAACGTCAAACGGGACAATCAAATTCGAAGCGTCTTTCGCCGGATCCGACAAGCGTTATCCGTTGGAATTGCGTGAGTTTGAAACAGAAGCGACTTCAATAACACAGACCTATAATATGACTCTGAGATTGGCTGCATTGCCAACTGATCACCGCATCCTGCCCGGTTCTTCCGTAGTCGTCATTATCTCGGTCACGTCGAACGGCTCCAAGCAACTTGCTATCCCCAAAACAGCGCTGATCTATGACAGTCGTGGGATGCCACAAGTTATGGTGTTTCACTCTTCCCAAGAAGACCAGGACACAGGAACGGTCACCAAAGTGCCCGTGGAAATTCAGGCAAATGACAATGCCGTCACTTATCTCGTCAAAGGCCCTGAAGAAGGAGCGGAAATCGTTTCGAGTGGCGCATCTCAACTTGAGGATGGCCAGTCAGTTCGGCGTTTTGTCGGCGTGGGAGAATAA
- a CDS encoding MarR family winged helix-turn-helix transcriptional regulator has translation MAKDEKYDDAIGAVVARMRENWPLAASHDLLLTMHLHRLQALMLENGRMLLSNYNLGLSEFEVLSALRCQPDPWIVTPGALCDILLMSSGGLTKLLKGLEDRGLIDRPVNFKNRRSKPIRLTEKGREIVEAAMVDVKTKHQSIFSQTLDEASREQLDAHLRKLIQAAERRNQTIGQE, from the coding sequence ATGGCAAAAGACGAGAAATATGACGATGCGATAGGGGCCGTCGTCGCCCGGATGCGTGAGAATTGGCCTTTGGCAGCATCACATGATCTGCTTTTAACGATGCACCTGCATCGCTTGCAGGCGCTTATGCTCGAGAATGGTCGCATGTTATTAAGCAATTACAATTTGGGCCTGAGCGAATTCGAAGTCTTGTCTGCTCTGCGATGCCAGCCAGACCCCTGGATTGTGACGCCCGGCGCGCTTTGTGACATTCTTCTTATGTCATCAGGTGGTCTAACGAAGTTGCTTAAAGGGCTGGAAGACCGGGGTCTGATTGATCGCCCAGTCAACTTCAAAAATCGGCGCTCAAAACCGATCCGCTTAACTGAAAAGGGGCGGGAAATCGTGGAAGCTGCCATGGTGGACGTGAAGACGAAGCACCAGAGTATCTTTTCTCAGACACTTGATGAAGCGTCGCGGGAGCAGCTGGACGCTCATTTAAGAAAGCTCATTCAGGCAGCCGAAAGAAGAAACCAGACTATCGGCCAAGAATGA
- a CDS encoding metallophosphoesterase, whose product MFRLAHISDPHLGPLPEATAWQLANKRIFGYVNWRRNRKGVLTTDTLDNLITDMQEQHPDHLAVTGDLVNLALPAEIANAKRWLTTLGAPEDVSVIPGNHDAYVPNARMKAEEAWRPFMSGDVVHSGPLTFPYLRVREKIAIIGVNSARATLPLLATGYFRKSQAKKLAKLLDECKEKGLFRVVMIHHPPLKRSTHWHKRLIGGSRFRKTLAKHGAELVLHGHTHLLTKDSTEGPDGRIPVICVPSASQGFGNNHKPAARFNLFDIDGEVGNWSCKLIERGYSSEDKLISELGNQMLSIPNG is encoded by the coding sequence ATGTTTAGATTGGCGCATATCTCAGACCCCCACCTTGGCCCCCTGCCCGAAGCGACAGCCTGGCAGCTCGCCAACAAGCGTATTTTCGGCTATGTCAATTGGCGCCGAAACCGCAAGGGTGTACTGACCACAGACACTCTGGACAATCTCATCACGGACATGCAGGAGCAACACCCGGACCATCTGGCGGTAACGGGAGATCTTGTCAATCTGGCCCTACCTGCGGAGATCGCCAACGCAAAGCGCTGGCTGACCACTTTGGGCGCCCCCGAAGACGTATCGGTCATTCCGGGCAACCATGATGCCTATGTGCCCAACGCCCGCATGAAAGCCGAAGAAGCTTGGCGTCCCTTTATGAGCGGCGACGTTGTGCACTCTGGCCCGCTAACCTTCCCCTATCTCAGAGTGCGCGAAAAGATCGCTATCATCGGTGTCAATTCAGCCCGGGCAACCCTGCCTCTATTGGCAACCGGCTATTTTCGCAAATCTCAGGCCAAGAAGCTCGCCAAGCTACTGGATGAGTGCAAGGAAAAGGGCCTGTTTCGCGTTGTCATGATTCACCATCCGCCGTTGAAACGCTCCACGCATTGGCACAAGCGGTTGATCGGCGGCTCGCGCTTCCGCAAAACACTGGCCAAGCATGGCGCAGAGCTGGTTTTGCACGGCCACACTCATCTATTGACCAAAGATAGCACCGAAGGCCCCGACGGACGCATTCCGGTCATCTGCGTTCCCAGCGCCTCGCAAGGGTTTGGCAACAACCATAAGCCGGCAGCACGTTTCAATCTATTTGATATCGATGGAGAGGTTGGAAATTGGAGCTGCAAGCTCATCGAGCGCGGCTATTCCTCTGAAGACAAGCTGATCAGCGAGTTGGGCAATCAGATGCTCTCCATTCCCAACGGATAA
- a CDS encoding biotin/lipoyl-binding protein — MKFPFASSTLALVIMGNVFFFHNAMAEAPLRPVKLMTLQPEKEVVQRRFFGQIRAKETVDLAFQVGGQITQFPVKEGTRLKQGDLIAKLDTDALESALKQAKINLKKAEREL; from the coding sequence ATGAAATTTCCTTTCGCTTCTTCGACGCTCGCCCTTGTCATTATGGGTAATGTGTTCTTTTTTCATAATGCGATGGCAGAAGCACCTCTGCGTCCGGTCAAACTCATGACATTGCAGCCCGAAAAAGAAGTGGTTCAACGCCGGTTCTTCGGTCAAATAAGAGCCAAGGAAACTGTTGATCTGGCATTTCAAGTTGGCGGGCAAATCACGCAATTTCCAGTCAAAGAAGGGACCCGCCTGAAACAGGGTGATTTGATTGCAAAACTTGATACGGACGCACTGGAGAGCGCGCTAAAGCAGGCGAAAATCAATCTGAAAAAGGCCGAGCGTGAATTGTAG
- a CDS encoding MmgE/PrpD family protein, translated as MSTDQSELNGIVALSVWAAGISAIDDSALMERASDAMADTLACALAGREDEATRAVARAAELSHGAGHAALWGMGRSLSMAGAALVNGTAAHALDFDDNFEPSMAHASAVLVPSLLAMASGLEPVAGKHLLTAYIIGIELQARIGHVMHPDHYRAGWHATSTLGAIGAAGACAWLAGTDSDGIAHAMSLAFSQAAGSKLQFGSQAKPTHAGLAVRAAVTAAMLAKSGLGAKEAFATGPWSFAELYNGNGKDFDIDGLGKRWALLDTGLMVKRFPCCAASHRALDGMEAMINAHGFGLEDIAEISVELPDMLARNLRYDAPETEAEARFSLSYPVLLMVQKGSLSLFDFTAEALASTPLRTHFEKVRRVAVPMGPEGPNMPNKITVTLADGKILQHVQHDLVGSGSKALNAGQKEAKLSDCLTWAKLSARQAEISSACNALESSKDILTCLAPLA; from the coding sequence ATGTCAACGGATCAAAGTGAATTGAATGGGATCGTTGCCCTCTCTGTTTGGGCAGCAGGGATTTCGGCAATCGACGATTCCGCTCTCATGGAACGGGCGTCTGACGCTATGGCTGACACGTTGGCTTGCGCTTTGGCCGGGCGTGAAGATGAAGCAACACGCGCAGTCGCAAGAGCTGCCGAGCTTTCTCATGGTGCAGGACATGCAGCCCTTTGGGGCATGGGGCGTTCGCTCAGCATGGCAGGCGCCGCACTCGTCAATGGCACTGCGGCTCACGCTCTTGATTTTGATGACAATTTTGAACCCTCTATGGCGCATGCCAGCGCGGTACTGGTTCCTTCCCTTCTGGCAATGGCCTCCGGTCTTGAGCCTGTCGCCGGAAAGCATCTGCTTACCGCCTACATCATTGGCATCGAGCTACAGGCCCGCATCGGTCACGTCATGCATCCCGATCACTATCGAGCGGGTTGGCACGCGACGTCGACACTGGGGGCGATAGGCGCGGCTGGAGCATGTGCCTGGCTTGCGGGAACAGATTCAGACGGCATAGCACATGCCATGAGCCTTGCCTTTTCCCAGGCTGCGGGGTCCAAACTTCAATTCGGCAGTCAGGCCAAACCAACCCATGCAGGTCTGGCCGTTCGCGCTGCTGTGACCGCAGCCATGCTTGCCAAATCCGGGCTCGGCGCAAAAGAGGCGTTCGCAACGGGTCCATGGAGCTTTGCCGAGCTTTACAACGGCAATGGCAAAGACTTCGATATCGACGGTTTAGGCAAGCGGTGGGCCCTATTGGATACCGGCCTGATGGTCAAACGATTTCCGTGTTGTGCGGCCTCCCATCGAGCGCTAGACGGCATGGAAGCCATGATCAATGCCCATGGCTTTGGACTGGAAGATATCGCCGAAATATCAGTTGAATTGCCCGATATGCTGGCACGTAACCTACGCTATGATGCACCAGAAACAGAAGCGGAAGCGCGCTTCAGTCTGAGCTATCCCGTTCTGCTGATGGTGCAAAAGGGTTCGCTTTCCCTGTTCGACTTCACGGCGGAGGCACTGGCTTCAACGCCTCTCAGAACTCATTTTGAAAAAGTCCGGCGAGTAGCAGTGCCAATGGGGCCAGAAGGCCCTAACATGCCCAACAAAATTACGGTCACGCTTGCAGATGGCAAGATTTTGCAGCACGTTCAACACGATCTTGTTGGCAGCGGCTCCAAAGCGCTTAACGCCGGTCAAAAAGAGGCAAAACTTTCCGATTGTCTGACTTGGGCGAAGCTATCTGCTCGGCAGGCGGAAATCTCTTCAGCCTGCAACGCGCTGGAAAGCAGCAAAGACATCCTTACCTGCCTTGCCCCTCTGGCGTGA
- a CDS encoding efflux RND transporter permease subunit, producing MSIARASIDKSLLTWILILACFFGGIWGFMTMGRLEDPAFSIKTAVVITQYPGASADEVAKEISEPLESAIQQMSEIDYITSSNAPGLSRITVNIRMEYGPDELPQIWNKLRNRVSDAVSSLPDEAETPIVNDSFGDVYGVFFAVTAPGFSDTEIYNLGQFLRRNLLAVDGVASVTLDGVPDEVIYVEPKQALLNNLGLSVSAINQAINASNPVTDTGAIHDAELKTRLRAPEGSSTVEQIGNLTIGVNGNLISVHDFADVTRTTTNTPNRLIRFNGETAFTVGISGREDLNIVDIGHRGDARIEELMHDIPYGVEFHPIYQQHLVVEQASNDFLINLALSVFIVIAVLAVFMGWRAAIVVGSTLLLTVVSTLFFMSAFGIEMQRISLGALIIAMGMLVDNAIVVAEGMQSDMHQGKPSREAAENVASKTQIPLLGATVIGIMAFAGIGLSNDATGEFLFSLFAVVGISLLMSWLLAVTVTPLLGHYLFRLGKSDDDDPYDGPVFKAYAATLRGALRWRWVVLCALILLTGACYVGFGQVKQEFFPPSNTPLFFVHYKLPQGASIERTSKDMQKLEEWLSERDDVISTATFIGRGATRFMLTYSAEESLESYGHLIIRARNLDVIPKLRHELTAFAQSALPDGLFRTERLAFGPGGGTPIQARFSGPDPTILRQLGETAKKLMREGSDEVENVRQNWYEQELVLKPEYAEDQALIAGISRTDVANTLKMATEGLTAGVYREGDRRIPIKIRTAVSSDEQARHLLDQPIYSTTAAKFIPISGEVKSLTPTIDNTHIERRNRVFTLTVLAGVTADSNASSVFEAIRPAVEAMDLPDGYSFEWGGEFETQSKAQKSLGTKLPITLLAMIVISILLFGKLRQPLVIWMLVPMAVNGVTIGLLLTGIPFSFTAMLGLLSLSGMLIKNGIVLVEEIDLVRKEGLPLGEAIVRASTTRVRPVLLAAATTILGMFPLLWDAFFASMAITIMGGLGFATILTLIAAPIFYSILFSWRLKVT from the coding sequence ATGTCAATTGCGCGCGCATCAATCGACAAATCTCTTCTGACGTGGATACTCATTCTGGCTTGCTTTTTCGGCGGGATTTGGGGGTTCATGACCATGGGGCGTCTAGAAGATCCTGCTTTCTCGATCAAAACAGCAGTGGTTATCACCCAATATCCCGGCGCATCTGCTGACGAGGTGGCCAAAGAGATTTCCGAACCTTTGGAATCCGCAATTCAGCAGATGTCGGAAATCGACTATATCACGTCTTCCAATGCTCCTGGCCTTAGTCGCATCACCGTTAATATTCGTATGGAATATGGACCTGATGAACTGCCGCAAATCTGGAATAAACTGCGAAACCGTGTTTCAGATGCAGTCAGCTCTCTACCTGATGAAGCAGAAACGCCTATCGTCAACGACTCTTTTGGAGACGTCTATGGCGTATTTTTTGCCGTCACAGCTCCAGGCTTTTCCGACACTGAAATATACAATTTAGGTCAGTTCCTGCGCCGCAATCTATTGGCTGTGGATGGAGTGGCCAGCGTTACTCTTGATGGGGTGCCTGATGAAGTCATTTATGTCGAGCCAAAGCAAGCTTTGCTCAATAATTTGGGCTTGTCTGTTTCCGCGATCAACCAGGCCATCAATGCTTCCAATCCCGTTACCGATACAGGTGCGATCCATGATGCTGAGTTGAAAACACGACTGAGGGCGCCAGAGGGGTCTTCAACCGTCGAGCAGATTGGAAATTTGACGATCGGCGTCAATGGCAATCTCATTTCTGTTCACGATTTTGCAGACGTCACGAGAACAACAACGAATACGCCAAATCGCTTAATTCGTTTCAACGGGGAGACAGCATTCACAGTCGGTATATCGGGTCGAGAGGATCTCAATATCGTCGATATTGGTCATCGCGGCGATGCGCGCATTGAAGAGCTGATGCATGACATTCCATATGGAGTAGAATTCCATCCTATTTATCAGCAGCATTTGGTTGTTGAACAGGCCTCCAACGATTTTCTGATCAATCTTGCGCTTTCAGTTTTCATCGTCATCGCTGTTCTTGCGGTATTTATGGGGTGGAGGGCTGCAATCGTGGTCGGATCGACATTGTTGCTGACCGTGGTCTCGACGCTGTTTTTCATGTCCGCCTTCGGTATTGAAATGCAGCGCATTTCACTCGGGGCACTCATCATCGCCATGGGCATGCTTGTCGATAATGCGATCGTGGTTGCCGAGGGTATGCAAAGTGATATGCATCAGGGGAAACCATCACGAGAAGCAGCAGAGAATGTTGCCTCGAAAACCCAGATCCCGCTACTTGGCGCAACAGTCATCGGAATTATGGCTTTTGCAGGCATTGGCCTGAGCAATGATGCCACGGGCGAATTCCTGTTTTCCTTATTTGCGGTCGTAGGGATATCACTTTTGATGTCTTGGCTTCTGGCGGTAACGGTTACCCCTTTGCTCGGCCACTATTTGTTTCGACTGGGGAAATCCGATGACGACGATCCATATGACGGCCCGGTCTTTAAAGCCTATGCAGCAACATTGCGCGGTGCTTTGCGTTGGCGTTGGGTGGTCCTGTGCGCTCTCATCCTGCTAACCGGAGCCTGCTATGTTGGATTCGGTCAAGTAAAGCAGGAATTTTTCCCACCAAGCAATACGCCCCTCTTTTTCGTTCATTACAAATTGCCTCAGGGGGCCTCGATCGAACGGACATCCAAGGACATGCAGAAGCTTGAGGAGTGGTTGTCCGAAAGGGACGATGTCATCTCGACGGCAACCTTTATTGGTAGGGGCGCTACCCGCTTTATGCTGACATACTCAGCGGAGGAAAGTCTCGAGAGCTATGGGCACCTGATCATCCGTGCCCGAAACCTTGATGTAATACCGAAGTTACGCCATGAGTTGACGGCATTTGCCCAGTCAGCTCTCCCAGATGGCTTGTTCAGAACCGAACGGCTCGCGTTCGGGCCAGGTGGTGGCACGCCTATTCAAGCTCGGTTCTCAGGGCCAGATCCTACCATATTGCGTCAGTTGGGTGAGACAGCCAAGAAGCTGATGCGGGAAGGATCTGATGAAGTCGAGAATGTCAGACAAAATTGGTATGAACAGGAACTGGTTTTGAAACCTGAATATGCCGAAGACCAGGCCCTCATCGCCGGCATCTCCCGCACCGATGTTGCAAACACACTGAAAATGGCAACGGAAGGGCTGACCGCCGGTGTCTATCGCGAGGGTGACCGACGCATCCCGATTAAAATTCGGACTGCTGTATCTTCGGATGAACAGGCTCGGCATTTATTGGATCAGCCGATCTATTCGACGACTGCCGCCAAATTTATTCCTATTTCAGGCGAGGTAAAAAGCCTCACTCCAACGATTGATAACACCCATATTGAACGCAGGAACAGGGTATTCACACTTACAGTCCTTGCCGGTGTAACAGCTGATTCAAATGCCTCTTCTGTATTTGAAGCCATTCGCCCCGCCGTCGAAGCCATGGACTTGCCTGATGGTTATAGCTTCGAATGGGGCGGCGAGTTTGAAACTCAATCAAAGGCCCAAAAAAGTCTCGGTACGAAACTCCCCATCACACTTCTGGCCATGATTGTAATTTCCATCTTGCTGTTCGGCAAATTGCGCCAACCATTAGTCATTTGGATGTTGGTGCCGATGGCTGTCAATGGCGTTACAATTGGCTTGTTGCTGACTGGCATACCCTTTTCATTTACGGCCATGCTGGGACTGCTAAGCCTGTCAGGAATGCTGATCAAAAATGGCATCGTGCTCGTGGAAGAAATTGATTTGGTTCGCAAGGAGGGATTGCCACTTGGTGAGGCTATCGTCAGAGCTTCGACTACACGCGTCAGGCCGGTATTGTTGGCTGCAGCCACGACCATCCTAGGCATGTTTCCATTGCTCTGGGATGCATTCTTTGCGTCAATGGCAATCACGATCATGGGTGGGCTTGGCTTTGCGACAATACTGACATTGATTGCGGCGCCTATTTTTTACAGCATTTTATTTAGTTGGAGATTGAAAGTAACATGA
- a CDS encoding DUF3237 family protein produces MLSDETLLGALSEHGVQKPDMRLTWEAVVTVAPRENLGNTPLGQRFIIPITGGLFRGGAEHPDLKGIVLPRGADRQLLRADGVKQLSATYEMQVEDGTVLGIENEVVMDTEAKPKRYAASRIHVLAPEGRWAWMNRRLFVGTLQSDQPNKGFVVIRGWEVLV; encoded by the coding sequence ATGCTGTCAGATGAAACTCTTTTGGGTGCTCTCTCAGAGCATGGCGTGCAAAAACCTGATATGAGGCTCACCTGGGAAGCTGTCGTTACTGTCGCACCCCGCGAGAACTTGGGGAATACGCCTCTTGGGCAACGCTTCATCATTCCGATCACTGGTGGCTTGTTTCGCGGAGGAGCAGAGCATCCTGATCTCAAAGGCATCGTGTTGCCGCGCGGTGCAGACCGGCAATTGTTGCGTGCCGATGGTGTCAAGCAGCTCAGTGCGACATACGAAATGCAGGTTGAAGACGGAACTGTTCTGGGTATCGAGAACGAGGTCGTGATGGACACTGAGGCGAAGCCTAAACGCTATGCCGCCTCCAGAATTCATGTGCTGGCTCCAGAGGGGCGTTGGGCATGGATGAACCGCAGGCTCTTTGTCGGCACGCTCCAATCAGATCAGCCGAATAAGGGATTTGTCGTCATCCGTGGTTGGGAAGTTCTCGTATAG